A region of the Dehalococcoidales bacterium genome:
CTGGCGAAAGGATTATAATACTGTCAGGCCGCATAGCTCATTGGGCGGCTTGGCACCCCAGGATTTCATAGAACTAGCCGGAAGACGCTAAGATGCAGATGGCACTAAGAATGGGGTAAGGTCAGATTGAGGATCCAAATCTATAGCTAATACTTTCTTCCCCCTAAAAGCCAATTCAGAGACCAAATTAGCTACAATCGTGGTTTTACCTACACCACCTTTATAATTGATGACCGATATTGTTTTCATATTTTACTTTTCTCCATTGTATGTAGGGGAACTCAATTATACCACAGTAAAATCATACCGTAAATACAAGGAATGTACGGTTATGTAAGAAATGTTGAAGATTAGCAAAAATAGAAAAACCCCGTCAACTAATAAGTTGAAACAGGGCTTTTTAATATCAAAATCTGGTACCCCAGGGGCGACTCGAACGCCCGACACGCGGTTTAGGAAACCGCTGCTCTATCCGCCTGAGCTACTGGGGCATGGCCTGACAGAGTAATTCTAACAATTGGGCGCACTCTCTGCAAGCGGATAGCTGGAAACAAAATCCCCCGCCCCTCCCCCCGGCGCTTTTCTTAGTATTGGCCGCCGCCCCGCCCCCGCTATTCCGGCTTCCTGATGAATGACGGCACCAGCAGCACGGATTGCTTGGCTACGGCTACCACTTTAGAAGCCACGCTCCCCAGCGCCCACGTCTCCATGCCGTGGTGTCCGTGGCTGGTCATGGCTATCAGCGTGCAGTCTATATCATCGGCGTAGCCGAGTATTTCCTTGGCCGGCTCGCCGGTTTTTACTTCACAATGTACTTTGGCTTTAGTCTGCGCCAGGTCGCTGCACACTTCTTCCAGCGATTTTATTACCGCGTCTTTGGTCGAGCTCATGTCCCGCTCCACGTACCGTATATAGTCCAGCCCGCCGATGGTCCTTACGTGCCTCCCCGCCTCCACCACCCGGATGGGGAACACCTCGCAGTCCACTATTTTCGCCAGCTCCCGGATGTAGGGCAGTACGGCGATGCTCTTATCGGAGCCGTCCAGCGTTATCAGTATCCGGCTGTACACGCTCGGGCTGTTTTTATCCACCTTCTCCCTGGCTTTCACCACCACCAGCGGCACGCTGGTCCTCTTGAATACCTTGTCCACCGTGCTCCCCAGCGACCACGGCATGATGCCGGAGCGCCCGTGAGATGTCATAAAGATAATATCTATTTTCTCGTCCTGCGCGTAGCGTAATATCTCCTCTGACGGTTTGCCGTAAAGCACCTCCGTTTTCAGCGTCGCCGTGGAGCCGGCCAGCCGGCTGTCCAGCACCCGTGAAGCGTCCTTGAGGTAAAGCGCGCAGGTCTCGCCTTCTTCTTTGGCGTTGGCTTCGCAGGCCCCCATGATAATTATCTCGGAGTTGAGCGGTCCCGCCAGCTCCAGCACCGCCGGGAAGACCTGTTCCGCCAGTTTGGAACCGTCGAGGGGGATTAAAATTCTATGATACATATTATCTCCTTTAATGACCTTCTCCGGGTTCCCGGCCCCTTTAGTATTTCCATAATAATAGCAAATTGCAGAGCCCGATGACCAGTATCATCAAAGGTATCCCGTACCTGAGATACTTGCCCCAGCTTATGGGGTAGCCTTCCCGTTCGGAAATAGCCGTGCCCACCACGTTGGCCGATGCGCCTATCGGCGTGCCGTTGCCGCCGATATCCGTGCCCAGCGCCAGCGCCCAGGCTATGGGATGCAGGTTCATACCCTGCGTCTGCGCCAGCTGGCTGATTACCGGCACCATCGTCGCCGCGAAGGGGATGTTATCGACCAGGGAGGAAGCGATGGCTGAAAGCCACAGTATAATGGATATCGCCGCCGTCAGGTTGCCGCCGCATACCTTGCCGATGAAGTTGGCCAGCAGGTTGAGCGCGCCCGTTTCTTCCAGCCCGCCCACGCAGATGAACAGGCCGATGAAAAACAGCAGCGTACGCCAGTCCACATTCTTCATGATATGCGGTGTTTCCCGGTTCACCGCCGCCAGCGTCAGCGCCGCCGCGATTACCCCTATTAACGCCACGGAAATGCCGGTCTGGGCGTGTGTAATCAGCAGGACAATCACTACCAGGAATATCCCGGTGTGTAGCAGGAACAGGCCGCGGTTGGTAATGGCTTCCCGTGGTTCCGGGTATTTGGGGGCCTCGGAGCCGTTGTTTTTCGCGTAAGAAGCATTCAGCGTCTTGCGGAAAGAGAAAAAAATGAATATCAGGCAGACGGCCATGCCCGCCAGAGCGATGATGCCCGTATTCGCTATGAAGTCCGTGAAGGTGTAGCCCAGTGACGTGCCGATGATGATATTAGGCGGGTCGCCGGACATGGTGGCGCTTCCCCCGATGTTGGAAGCGAATATTTCCGATATTATTACCGGCACCGGGTCGAACTTCAACATGCGGGATATCTCGATGGTCACGGTGGCTAGAAACAGCATCACCGTAATGCTGTCGATAAACATGGAAAGGAAGCCGGCCAGCACCGTGAATGTCACCAGGATGGGGACGACTTTGTAGTGTACCACCTTGGCCACTACCAGGCACATCCAGCGGAAAAAGCCCACTTTAGCCAGCCCCTCCACCATTATCATCATCCCGGCGATAAATATGAGCGTCTGCCAGTTGACGCCGTGCGACTCCAGGTGCTCGTGCCCCGGTATCCAGAATATGGGCTTGAATATTTCGGAAAGGTTGAGCACGTCGAAGCAGGCCTGGCTGCTTTGCAGGACAAAAAGCAGCACCAGCAGCGTCAGGGCGGCCCCGACCAGCGCCGGTATGTAGCGGTGAATTTTGCCTATCGTTATGATGACAAACATCACCACGAAAAATATAACAACAAGTATCTGGCTTAAAGTTTCCATGATTCCGCCGTAGGTAAAATTGGCCCGGTTACCCGGTTGTTTCTTCCACGCCGCCGTTCTGGTCCACGAACAGCGCCGTTATCCCGGTCCGGTCCTTGGCTATAGCCGGCAGTCTTTCCCACAGCCTGCGGAACGGTTTGGTATCGGGCAGGGCGATGCTGTATTTGCAGTTCTGGTCGTCCATCCGCCGCAGGATGCCGCCCAGCGCGGAAACAAAAGAGCTGAATATTACCGGGGCCGGGGACTCCGTGCCTTTAACCTCGATAATCCACTTCTCTCGGCCCCGCCTCGCCTCGATATCGATGTTGTGATTGGGAATGCCGTTCGCTTCAAGGTGCCATCCCTGTGCGGTCAGGTGTTTTTCCAGGACGCGCCTGACCTTCTTGCCGGGAAGAAAATCATCATTCTTCATTGACTTGTTACCAACCGCGCCGCTGTTAAAAAAGTACAGGGTGAGAGCCGGTTAGCCGCGGTCCTCACCCTGTAGCCTTTAAACCTTACTTTAGATGTCGTAGTACAGGTAGAACTCATAAGGATGGGGCCGCAAAGCCACCGCATCGTACTCGTTCTTCCGCTTGTAGTTTATCCAGGTATCTATCAGGTCCTGGGTAAATACGCCGCCTTCCATCAGGAAGTCATGGTCTTTTTCCAGGGCTTCCAGCACCTCCAGCAGGGAGCCGGGGGTGGACTTTATCTTGGCTTTTTCTTCCGGCTCCAGCTCGTAGATGTCCTTGTCTATGGGCTCGCCGGGGTCGATTTTGTTTTTAATGCCGTCCAGGCCGGCCATCAGCATGGCGGAGAAGGCCAGGTACGGGTTGCTGCTGGCATCCGGGCAGCGGTACTCTATCCGCTTGGTCTTGGCGCTCTTGGAATAGAGCGGGATACGGATGCTGGCGCTGCGGTTGCGCTGGGAATAGACCAGGTTGATGGGGGCCTCGTACCCCGGCACCAGGCGGCGGTAGGAGTTGGTGGTGGGGGCGCAGAAGGCCAGCAGGGCCGGCGTGTGTTTCAGCAGCCCGCCGATGTAGTAGAGGGCGGTCTGGCTCAACAGCCCGTAGCCCTTGGCATCGTAGAACTCGTTGACGCCGGACTTCCAGAGGCTCTGGTGCACGTGCATGCCGGAGCCGTTGTCCTGGAAGACGGGTTTGGGCATGAAGGTGACGGTAAAACCGTTTTGTACCGCCACGTTCTTGGCGATGTACTTGTAAAGCATGACGTTATCGCCCTGCTTGGTCAGCGTATCGAA
Encoded here:
- a CDS encoding ArsB/NhaD family transporter, with the protein product METLSQILVVIFFVVMFVIITIGKIHRYIPALVGAALTLLVLLFVLQSSQACFDVLNLSEIFKPIFWIPGHEHLESHGVNWQTLIFIAGMMIMVEGLAKVGFFRWMCLVVAKVVHYKVVPILVTFTVLAGFLSMFIDSITVMLFLATVTIEISRMLKFDPVPVIISEIFASNIGGSATMSGDPPNIIIGTSLGYTFTDFIANTGIIALAGMAVCLIFIFFSFRKTLNASYAKNNGSEAPKYPEPREAITNRGLFLLHTGIFLVVIVLLITHAQTGISVALIGVIAAALTLAAVNRETPHIMKNVDWRTLLFFIGLFICVGGLEETGALNLLANFIGKVCGGNLTAAISIILWLSAIASSLVDNIPFAATMVPVISQLAQTQGMNLHPIAWALALGTDIGGNGTPIGASANVVGTAISEREGYPISWGKYLRYGIPLMILVIGLCNLLLLWKY
- a CDS encoding universal stress protein, with protein sequence MYHRILIPLDGSKLAEQVFPAVLELAGPLNSEIIIMGACEANAKEEGETCALYLKDASRVLDSRLAGSTATLKTEVLYGKPSEEILRYAQDEKIDIIFMTSHGRSGIMPWSLGSTVDKVFKRTSVPLVVVKAREKVDKNSPSVYSRILITLDGSDKSIAVLPYIRELAKIVDCEVFPIRVVEAGRHVRTIGGLDYIRYVERDMSSTKDAVIKSLEEVCSDLAQTKAKVHCEVKTGEPAKEILGYADDIDCTLIAMTSHGHHGMETWALGSVASKVVAVAKQSVLLVPSFIRKPE
- a CDS encoding ParA family protein; the encoded protein is MKTISVINYKGGVGKTTIVANLVSELAFRGKKVLAIDLDPQSDLTPFLVPSAS
- the glnA gene encoding type I glutamate--ammonia ligase, encoding MTAKTSSEIQSALALAKEKGCQFVDLKFIDVPGLWQHYTLPITELNVELFEEGNGFDGSSIRGFRAIHESDMLLVPDPTTAIIDPIESVPTLSLICDVRDPVTGEDYSKNPRYVARKAESYLKSTKIADTSYWGPELEFFIFNSVRFEQNSHTGFYAIDSNEGIWNSGNGVGANLGYRPRPKEGYFPVPPTDQTQGIRTKIALKMMEAGLYIDKHHHEVATGGQCEFGMRFDTLTKQGDNVMLYKYIAKNVAVQNGFTVTFMPKPVFQDNGSGMHVHQSLWKSGVNEFYDAKGYGLLSQTALYYIGGLLKHTPALLAFCAPTTNSYRRLVPGYEAPINLVYSQRNRSASIRIPLYSKSAKTKRIEYRCPDASSNPYLAFSAMLMAGLDGIKNKIDPGEPIDKDIYELEPEEKAKIKSTPGSLLEVLEALEKDHDFLMEGGVFTQDLIDTWINYKRKNEYDAVALRPHPYEFYLYYDI